In Oryza brachyantha chromosome 1, ObraRS2, whole genome shotgun sequence, the following are encoded in one genomic region:
- the LOC102705669 gene encoding peptide deformylase 1A, chloroplastic, with protein sequence MEALLRPLCSATAAAAALLLSPGHGASVPAAVPATRMSTGGRRWSSVRTSAGGGGWLSGLLGGKGGGAPTAMTVAPGTVKAGDPVLHEPAQEVAPGDIPSGKVQGVIDRMVAVMRQAPGVGLAAPQIGVPLKIIVLEDTQEYISYAPKKDIEAQDRRPFDLLVIVNPKLKKTSKRTALFFEGCLSVDGYRALVERHLDVEVSGLDRNGRPIKVEASGWQARILQHECDHLEGTLYVDKMVPRSFRIVDNLNLPLPVGCPPIGAR encoded by the exons ATGGAAGCTCTCCTCCGGCCGCTCTgctccgcgacggcggcggcggcggcgctgctcctcTCCCCCGGCCACGGGGCGTCGGTTCCGGCCGCCGTCCCTGCTACGAGGATGTCCACGGGCGGCAGGCGGTGGAGCAGCGTGAGGACcagcgcgggcggcggtggctggctGTCGGGGCTTCTCGGTggcaagggcggcggcgcgcccaCGGCGATGACGGTGGCTCCGGGGACCGTGAAGGCGGGGGACCCCGTCCTGCACGAGCCGGCGCAGGAGGTGGCCCCCGGGGACATCCCCTCGGGGAAGGTCCAGGGCGTCATCGACCGGATGGTCGCCGTCATGCGCCAGGCCCCcggcgtcggcctcgccgcgccgcagaTCGGCGTCCCGTTGAAG ATTATTGTCCTGGAGGATACCCAAGAATACATCAGCTATGCTCCCAAGAAGGACATTGAGGCGCAGGATCGACGCCCTTTCGATCTTCTT GTTATTGTCAATCCTAAGCTTAAGAAGACAAGTAAAAGAACCGCATTGTTCTTCGAGGGATGTTTGAG TGTTGATGGATATAGGGCACTCGTTGAGCGACACCTAGATGTTGAGGTTTCAGGTTTGGACAGGAATGGGCGCCCCATCAAGGTAGAAGCTTCAGGATGGCAGGCACGTATCCTGCAGCACGAATGTGATCATCTTGAAGGTACACTGTATGTTGACAAGATGGTCCCTAGGTCATTCAGAATTGTTGATAACTTGAATCTTCCACTTCCTGTTGGATGCCCTCCAATAGGTGCACGCTGA
- the LOC102705382 gene encoding chaperone protein dnaJ 49 produces MEGNKDDAAKCLRIGKGALDAGDSARAVKFLSKAKRLDPSLPIDHLLDPLLNQDDTPSPSSAASSSSSSPQAPPPPPPPRSAAEEAAGSDGLRERKQKGKKKEEEEESGADSAGARSYTTEQLEVVRQIKKHNRDYYQILGLEKDCTVEDVRKAYRKLSLKVHPDKNKAPGAEDAFKAVSKAFQCLNDAESRKRYDLVGSDEPVTYNRRAASTARAYNGFYEDEFDPDEIFRNFFFGGMAPATTRQFGQFGTFHFRTGGMHHGHGAQNSGGSTVRMLIQLLPVLLLLLLNFLPSSEPVYSLSRSYPYEHKFQTARGVTYFVKLTNFEEQYPHQSTERATLERHVERDYFSIVSQNCRVEMQRRHWGLSYETPHCDMLRKFEATAQ; encoded by the coding sequence ATGGAGGGTAACAAGGACGACGCGGCCAAGTGCCTGCGCATCGGGAAGGGCGcgctcgacgccggcgacagCGCCCGCGCCGTCAAGTTCCTGTCCAAGGCCAAGCGCCTCGACCCCTCCCTCCCCATCGACCACCTCCTCGACCCTCTCCTTAACCAGGACGACacgccctcgccctcctcggcggcctcctcgtcgtcgtcgtccccgcaggccccgccgccgccgccgccgcctcgttcAGCAGCAGAGGAAGCAGCCGGGAGTGATGGTTTGAGAGAGAGGAAGCAGAAGGGtaagaagaaggaggaggaggaggagagcggtgCCGACTCTGCCGGCGCGAGGTCGTACACCACTGAGCAGCTGGAGGTTGTGCGCCAGATCAAGAAGCACAATAGGGACTACTACCAGATCCTCGGCCTTGAGAAGGACTGCACCGTGGAGGACGTGCGCAAGGCCTACCGCAAGCTCTCCCTCAAGGTGCATCCCGACAAGAACAAGGCCCCTGGTGCCGAGGATGCGTTCAAGGCCGTCTCCAAGGCCTTCCAGTGCCTTAACGATGCTGAGAGCCGCAAGCGCTATGACCTTGTTGGCTCGGACGAGCCAGTGACTTACAACAGGAGGGCTGCCTCCACTGCCCGTGCATACAATGGGTTTTATGAGGATGAATTTGACCCGGATGAGATATTCAGAAACTTCTTCTTTGGCGGGATGGCGCCTGCCACTACAAGACAGTTTGGGCAGTTTGGCACGTTTCATTTCAGGACTGGCGGCATGCACCATGGCCATGGGGCGCAAAACTCTGGTGGCTCCACTGTCCGAATGCTTATTCAGCTGTTGCCTGTCctactgctgctgttgctcAACTTCTTACCATCTTCTGAGCCTGTCTACTCCCTGTCCCGATCTTACCCGTATGAGCACAAATTCCAAACTGCACGTGGAGTCACATACTTTGTCAAGTTAACTAACTTTGAGGAGCAGTATCCACACCAGAGTACTGAACGTGCAACACTGGAGCGGCATGTTGAGAGGGACTACTTCTCAATAGTATCACAGAATTGTAGGGTTGAGATGCAGCGTCGACACTGGGGGCTTTCCTATGAGACGCCACACTGCGACATGCTCCGGAAATTTGAGGCAACAGCACAGTAA